The genomic stretch TGGGACGAGCAGGCGAGCGACTGGGCGGGTGCTCCGTCGCTGGATCGCCGGTTCCTCTGGTCGGGGTGGCGGATGCTGCTGGAGTTCGACATCCTGGCGGCCGAGCCGGACGAGCCCCTGCGGGCGCTGTCCTGGGGCCTGGACCTCGCGGGCCTGCGCGGGTCGCAGGGTGGCCGGGCATCGGCCGGGCTGTTCGAGCAGGCCGGGACGATCGGCGGGCTGCTTGCCGTGTGCAAGTACGACGTTAGCGGCGGGCCGTCGCCGGCCGATCCGGTGGATTACGTCTACCTGTACGACGCGCTGGGCAACGTCGGGCAGGTGGTGGACTGGTCGCACGATGCCCAGCAGCCCGGCGCCGCGCTCGCAGCCCGCTACGAGTACGACCCCTACGGCGGCGTGACGAAGGCCGAAGGTCCGTATGCGTCCGAGAACGCCTGGCGCTTCAGCACGAAGCAGTGGGACGATGAGACGGGGCTGGGGTACTGGGGATTCCGGTACTACGACGCCGTGATCGGGAGGTGGATGAGCGAGGATCCAATTGAAGAAGCTGGCGGCCTGAATCTGTACGCATTTCTCAGCAACGAGGTTACGCTCTACGTCGATACGGACGGTCGCCGGTGGTTTGTGATCGATCCGAGCGGTCGCGGCAGCAAGATTCGCGACGTCCTGACGGGCAAATGGGTGTCCAAGGATGCGTTCCGCGCCAACATCGCTCAGGGGCGATACACACCGGAGCAAATGGCGGGTTACCGACTCAAGGCAGCGCAGCATCTCATCCAGAATCAGATCATGGGCGTTTGGATTGGATGGGTTGGAAAGACGGTCTTTGAGGGCTACCGAAAGCTGCTTCGCGGCAGTGACATCGTAACTGCGTGCAACACGCGCGATGACCTGATACGAAAACGCGGCTACGTAATCGGAACAATCGACGGCGTTGTGTCAACAGATATGGGGCGCGCTCCTCGCGGGTTCTGGGATTTCGTCAACG from Phycisphaerales bacterium encodes the following:
- a CDS encoding RHS repeat-associated core domain-containing protein, with protein sequence MSRVDFGYDSGWRRVRKTVTPWDEQASDWAGAPSLDRRFLWSGWRMLLEFDILAAEPDEPLRALSWGLDLAGLRGSQGGRASAGLFEQAGTIGGLLAVCKYDVSGGPSPADPVDYVYLYDALGNVGQVVDWSHDAQQPGAALAARYEYDPYGGVTKAEGPYASENAWRFSTKQWDDETGLGYWGFRYYDAVIGRWMSEDPIEEAGGLNLYAFLSNEVTLYVDTDGRRWFVIDPSGRGSKIRDVLTGKWVSKDAFRANIAQGRYTPEQMAGYRLKAAQHLIQNQIMGVWIGWVGKTVFEGYRKLLRGSDIVTACNTRDDLIRKRGYVIGTIDGVVSTDMGRAPRGFWDFVNELYSIIPFDLRYTSNARMTFTVDCKRRTTFWNVIGTATLSAEGQATTVSSEVENVFLTGQRPDGLNAQILNACCEDCP